The following are from one region of the Bacillus sp. BGMRC 2118 genome:
- a CDS encoding peptidoglycan DD-metalloendopeptidase family protein — translation MRRKLLTLVVAIVTVGTMSLASYSEVSASTKSDLNNQKKELEQKQSEVKSELNDKKDEYEQVGAQIEKLNQDIKQLDLAQAETGNNIRTQESEITKTEEGIVQTQEEIKVVEARIAERNELLKERVKTLQATGGMVQYLEVLLGSKSFSDFIDRATAVSTIYKADKDIIKQHEEDKALVEQKKAELEQLLQNLETRLGELESLLATQKEQAKQKQSLMGTLEATQEEMQHEIHEMEDEAAIIAAEKAALVKEIERINKAEQATQQSGSGQVTNVTPSSSGFIRPAAGPVTSEFGARWGRMHKGIDIGKRGSSVPIVASAAGTVSTSKYSSSYGNVVYVVHSIGGQIYTTVYAHMESRSVSAGQAVSQGQILGYMGNTGRSTGPHLHFEVHVGGWSSSNATNPRNFVNF, via the coding sequence TTGAGGAGAAAACTATTAACACTCGTTGTTGCAATTGTAACAGTAGGTACAATGTCACTAGCAAGCTATAGCGAAGTATCAGCAAGCACAAAGTCAGACCTAAACAATCAGAAAAAAGAATTAGAACAAAAGCAGTCTGAAGTAAAATCAGAGCTAAACGACAAAAAAGATGAATACGAGCAAGTAGGCGCACAAATTGAAAAACTAAATCAAGATATTAAGCAGTTAGACTTAGCACAAGCTGAAACCGGCAATAATATCCGTACGCAAGAATCGGAAATTACAAAGACAGAAGAAGGCATCGTTCAAACTCAAGAAGAGATTAAAGTAGTTGAAGCTCGTATCGCAGAGCGTAATGAACTACTAAAAGAGCGTGTCAAAACTCTTCAAGCGACAGGTGGTATGGTTCAATATTTAGAAGTGTTACTAGGTTCAAAGAGCTTTAGTGACTTTATTGACCGTGCTACAGCGGTTTCTACCATTTATAAAGCAGATAAAGATATCATTAAGCAGCATGAAGAAGATAAAGCACTCGTAGAGCAGAAGAAAGCTGAACTTGAACAATTACTTCAAAATCTTGAGACTCGTTTAGGTGAATTAGAAAGCTTGCTTGCAACACAAAAAGAGCAAGCAAAGCAAAAGCAGTCACTAATGGGTACACTTGAAGCAACGCAAGAAGAAATGCAGCATGAAATTCATGAAATGGAAGATGAAGCTGCGATCATTGCTGCTGAAAAAGCTGCACTTGTAAAAGAAATTGAGCGTATTAATAAGGCAGAACAAGCCACTCAACAATCTGGATCTGGACAAGTAACGAATGTTACTCCTTCAAGTTCAGGATTTATACGCCCTGCAGCTGGCCCTGTAACTTCTGAATTCGGAGCAAGATGGGGACGCATGCATAAAGGAATTGATATTGGTAAACGTGGTAGCAGTGTGCCGATCGTTGCTTCTGCTGCAGGTACAGTCAGTACGTCTAAGTACTCTTCAAGCTATGGAAACGTTGTGTATGTGGTTCATAGTATTGGAGGACAAATCTATACGACTGTGTATGCGCACATGGAAAGTCGCAGTGTTTCTGCTGGACAGGCAGTTTCACAAGGACAGATATTAGGATACATGGGGAATACTGGCCGTTCTACAGGACCTCACCTTCACTTTGAAGTACATGTAGGTGGATGGAGTTCATCGAATGCTACAAACCCTAGAAATTTTGTAAACTTTTAA
- a CDS encoding ABC transporter permease, which yields MTPRTLARHLREGVKNIFRNGWMTFASVSAVTVTLLLVGSFLAIMMNLNQFSKSIESDVKISVHIDVSANEDDVKLLKQRIERIPEVDKVTFSSKDAQLDNLIESMGEEGQAYELFEQENPLNDVFVVKTDEPTQVMKVAKQIETFDHTDKVLYGKGTVEKLFKGFGIARNIGIAIILGLLFTAMFLISNTIKITIVARRREIEIMKLVGATNGFIRWPFFIEGLLLGVIGSVIPIIITVWSYSYLFTTANPKLEGTFFTLLPVTPFIFQLSGLLIALGAFIGVWGSLVSIRKFLKV from the coding sequence ATGACTCCTAGAACATTAGCACGCCACTTGCGCGAGGGTGTAAAGAACATATTTCGAAATGGCTGGATGACCTTTGCGTCTGTTAGTGCTGTAACCGTGACGCTACTATTAGTCGGAAGCTTCCTTGCCATTATGATGAACTTAAATCAATTTTCTAAATCGATTGAATCTGATGTGAAAATCAGTGTTCATATAGACGTTAGTGCAAACGAAGATGATGTGAAGTTATTAAAACAACGAATAGAGCGAATACCAGAAGTTGATAAAGTAACCTTTTCGTCTAAAGATGCTCAGTTAGATAATTTGATTGAGAGCATGGGCGAAGAAGGACAAGCTTATGAGCTATTTGAGCAGGAAAACCCATTAAATGATGTGTTTGTTGTGAAAACAGATGAACCTACTCAAGTTATGAAGGTTGCCAAGCAAATTGAAACATTTGATCACACAGATAAAGTTTTATACGGGAAAGGTACAGTTGAAAAGCTGTTCAAGGGCTTTGGAATCGCAAGAAATATTGGGATTGCTATTATTTTAGGTCTACTATTCACAGCCATGTTCCTTATCTCAAATACGATCAAGATCACGATTGTTGCAAGAAGAAGAGAAATTGAAATTATGAAGCTTGTTGGAGCAACAAACGGATTTATTCGTTGGCCGTTTTTCATTGAAGGTTTGTTACTTGGAGTAATTGGATCGGTTATACCGATTATCATTACCGTTTGGAGTTATAGCTATCTCTTTACAACAGCTAATCCAAAATTAGAAGGGACCTTCTTTACCTTATTACCAGTAACACCGTTCATCTTCCAGTTAAGTGGTTTGTTAATCGCACTTGGAGCGTTTATTGGTGTATGGGGAAGCTTAGTATCTATTCGCAAGTTTCTTAAAGTATAA
- the ftsE gene encoding cell division ATP-binding protein FtsE, which translates to MIEMIDVYKTYPNGVLAVNGINVKINPGEFVYVVGPSGAGKSTFIKMMYREEKPTKGTIKINDVDLGKLKESKVPLLRRNIGVVFQDFKLLPKLTVYENVAFALEVIEESPKNIKRRVMDVLDLVRLKHKARFLPDELSGGEQQRVSIARSIVNSPKVMIADEPTGNLDPETSWEIMNIFEEINTRGTTIVMATHNREIVNTIRKRVIAIENGKIARDEVRGDYGYDS; encoded by the coding sequence ATGATCGAAATGATAGATGTATATAAAACGTATCCAAATGGGGTACTTGCCGTTAACGGTATAAATGTAAAAATCAATCCAGGTGAATTTGTTTATGTTGTTGGACCAAGTGGAGCGGGAAAATCTACGTTCATCAAAATGATGTATCGTGAAGAAAAACCGACAAAAGGAACAATTAAAATTAATGATGTGGATCTTGGAAAGTTAAAGGAAAGCAAAGTTCCATTATTACGTCGTAACATTGGGGTTGTGTTCCAGGACTTTAAGCTTTTACCGAAATTAACGGTATATGAAAATGTGGCGTTCGCCCTTGAAGTTATCGAAGAGAGCCCAAAGAATATAAAAAGACGTGTGATGGATGTATTGGATCTTGTCCGCTTAAAGCACAAAGCGCGATTCTTACCAGATGAATTATCAGGAGGAGAACAACAGCGAGTGTCTATTGCAAGATCCATTGTAAACAGCCCAAAGGTAATGATTGCAGATGAACCAACTGGTAACCTTGACCCTGAAACGTCTTGGGAAATTATGAACATCTTTGAAGAAATCAATACTAGGGGTACAACTATTGTGATGGCAACGCATAACCGTGAAATTGTAAATACAATTCGAAAGCGTGTCATTGCGATAGAGAACGGAAAAATTGCCCGAGACGAAGTGCGAGGTGATTACGGTTATGACTCCTAG
- a CDS encoding cytochrome c, whose protein sequence is MKKTFMAILFGAMLTLAACGGGDEEAAPTETGGGETTGAEATAAEPIYQKSCSGCHGGDLQGGMGPALNKVGGKYSEEEILNIIHNGQGGMPKGVIQGADAEAVAAWLAGKK, encoded by the coding sequence ATGAAGAAAACGTTCATGGCCATTTTATTTGGTGCAATGTTAACGCTTGCTGCTTGTGGTGGCGGAGATGAAGAAGCAGCTCCTACTGAAACAGGTGGTGGAGAAACAACTGGTGCTGAAGCAACAGCTGCAGAACCGATTTATCAAAAAAGCTGTTCTGGTTGTCACGGTGGTGACCTTCAAGGTGGAATGGGTCCAGCTTTAAATAAAGTTGGAGGCAAGTATTCTGAAGAAGAAATTTTAAACATCATCCACAACGGACAAGGCGGTATGCCAAAGGGAGTCATTCAAGGGGCAGATGCAGAAGCCGTTGCAGCATGGTTGGCTGGGAAGAAATAA
- a CDS encoding YitT family protein: protein MGNRQRRLAIGEPFGWILEYVYVVVGSAIVAMAFNLFLLPNRIASGGVSGISTITNAIFGWEPAFVQLGLNVPLFFAGILLLGRAFGLKSLVGTLVLPWIIYLTRDMAPATTDPLLGALFGGIGVGLGLGIVFRGKASTGGVDLAAQIVNKYTGFSLGTCVAMIDGMIVLSAAIVFDIELGLYALIALFVTSKTIDLVQVGFGYSKMAIIITNKEADVKQAIFTEVNRGVTRLSAYGGYTDDERPILMCVVQQSEFTKLKQTVKNVDPTAFVIVTNASEVLGEGFKNT, encoded by the coding sequence ATGGGAAACAGGCAGAGAAGGCTGGCGATCGGTGAGCCGTTTGGTTGGATTTTGGAATACGTGTATGTGGTGGTTGGTTCGGCAATAGTGGCAATGGCGTTTAATTTATTTCTACTACCAAACCGGATCGCATCAGGTGGCGTTAGTGGAATTAGCACGATTACAAATGCTATATTTGGCTGGGAGCCAGCGTTTGTTCAATTAGGATTAAATGTACCATTATTCTTTGCTGGTATCTTACTACTTGGACGAGCATTTGGATTGAAGAGCTTAGTTGGAACGTTAGTCCTGCCTTGGATCATCTACCTTACAAGAGACATGGCACCTGCAACAACGGATCCACTACTAGGTGCTTTATTCGGTGGAATTGGCGTAGGATTGGGTCTTGGAATTGTTTTCCGGGGAAAAGCTTCAACAGGGGGAGTAGACTTAGCGGCCCAAATTGTAAATAAGTATACGGGTTTTTCCCTAGGTACGTGTGTGGCAATGATTGATGGGATGATCGTATTATCAGCTGCCATTGTATTTGATATTGAATTAGGTTTATATGCACTGATTGCGCTATTTGTAACGAGTAAAACCATTGACCTTGTACAGGTTGGTTTCGGTTATTCAAAAATGGCCATTATTATTACAAATAAAGAAGCAGATGTTAAACAAGCTATTTTTACTGAAGTAAATCGAGGTGTTACCAGATTGTCTGCATATGGTGGGTACACAGATGATGAGCGTCCAATCCTAATGTGTGTGGTACAACAATCGGAGTTCACGAAATTGAAACAAACAGTAAAGAACGTTGATCCGACTGCCTTTGTCATCGTTACGAATGCTTCTGAGGTTCTTGGGGAAGGATTTAAGAATACATAA
- the prfB gene encoding peptide chain release factor 2 (programmed frameshift), translating into MELSEIRHELEKMEQRLEDFRGSLDLEEKEARIRELDEIMSEPSFWDNQQAAQSTINEANGLKDQVNQFNELQESYENLDVTYELLKEENDADLLEELISEVKSVTKSFNDFELQLLLSEPYDKNNAILELHPGAGGTESQDWGSMLLRMYTRWGERKGFKVETLDYLPGDEAGIKSVTLLIQGHNAYGYLKAEKGVHRLVRISPFDSSGRRHTSFVSCDVMPEFNEEIDIDIRTEDLKIDTYRASGAGGQHINTTDSAVRITHIPTNVVVTCQTERSQIKNRERAMKMLQAKLYQRKIEEQQAQLDEIRGEKNDISWGSQIRSYVFHPYSMVKDHRTNYEIGNTQSVMDGDLDGFIDAYLRSKLQ; encoded by the exons ATGGAATTATCGGAAATTAGACATGAATTAGAAAAGATGGAACAACGTTTAGAAGACTTTAGGGGGTCTCTT GACTTAGAAGAAAAGGAAGCGCGTATTCGTGAGTTAGACGAAATTATGAGTGAGCCAAGTTTCTGGGACAATCAGCAAGCGGCTCAGTCAACGATTAATGAAGCAAATGGATTAAAGGATCAAGTAAACCAGTTTAATGAGCTTCAAGAATCATATGAAAACCTTGATGTAACGTATGAGCTGTTGAAGGAAGAAAATGATGCAGATTTACTGGAAGAATTAATTAGTGAAGTTAAATCTGTTACGAAGTCCTTTAATGATTTTGAGCTTCAGCTTCTATTAAGTGAGCCTTATGATAAAAACAATGCAATTTTAGAATTACACCCGGGTGCTGGTGGAACGGAATCACAGGACTGGGGTTCTATGCTTTTACGTATGTACACTCGTTGGGGTGAGAGAAAAGGATTCAAGGTCGAAACACTTGACTACTTGCCGGGTGACGAGGCTGGGATAAAATCGGTTACCTTACTTATTCAAGGTCATAACGCATACGGATATTTAAAGGCGGAAAAAGGAGTTCATCGTTTAGTTCGTATTTCACCGTTTGACTCATCAGGTCGTCGCCATACGTCCTTCGTATCATGCGATGTCATGCCAGAATTTAATGAAGAAATTGATATTGATATTCGTACAGAAGATTTAAAGATTGATACGTACCGCGCAAGTGGAGCAGGTGGTCAGCATATTAATACAACAGACTCAGCAGTACGTATTACACATATCCCGACAAACGTAGTCGTGACGTGTCAAACAGAACGTTCCCAAATTAAAAACCGTGAACGTGCGATGAAAATGCTACAGGCAAAGCTATATCAACGAAAAATCGAAGAACAGCAAGCACAGCTAGATGAGATTCGTGGAGAGAAAAATGATATTAGCTGGGGAAGTCAAATTCGTTCTTATGTGTTCCATCCATACTCAATGGTAAAGGATCATCGTACAAACTATGAAATTGGAAACACCCAGAGCGTCATGGACGGAGACCTTGATGGATTTATCGATGCCTACCTCCGATCTAAACTTCAATAA
- the secA gene encoding preprotein translocase subunit SecA, protein MLGMLKKVFDGNQRQVNKYEKIANQVEALGADIAKLSDEQLRGKTEEFKARVAKGETLDSLLPEAFAVVREASTRVFQKRPFPVQIMGGVALHEGNIAEMKTGEGKTLTSTMPVYLNAVSGKGVHVVTVNEYLANRDATEMGELYNFLGLSVGLNLTGMSREEKIEAYAKDITYSTNNELGFDYLRDNMVLYKEHMVQRPLNFAVIDEVDSILIDEARTPLIISGSARKSTTLYIQANGFVRNLKVEEDYTYDVKTKAVQLTEEGINKAEKAFGFENLFDLQNVTVLHHINQALKAHASMARDTDYVVQDGEVVIVDSFTGRLMKGRRYSDGLHQAIEAKEGLEIQNESMTLATITFQNYFRMYKTLSGMTGTAKTEEEEFRNIYNMNVVAIPTNLPIARDDKPDLIFKSIDGKFRAVGERIAELHANGQPVLVGTVAVETSELISKYLTKKGIKHNVLNAKNHEREADIIAEAGQRGAVTIATNMAGRGTDIKLGEGVKEIGGLAVVGTERHESRRIDNQLRGRSGRQGDPGVTQFYLSMEDELMRRFGSDNMRAMMERLGMDDTQPIESKMVSRAVESAQKRVEGNNFDARKQLLQYDDVLRQQREVIYGQRQDVLASENLREVVEGMIKSTIDRTVEAHCPGSEEPEEWNLKAITDFVEANLLSEGELSEAELKGKEAEEISEYIYGKVRARYDEKEAELEPEQMREFEKVIVLRAVDSKWMDHIDAMDQLRQGIHLRAYGQIDPLREYQMEGFAMFESMIAAIEEEVAKYVMKAQIRNNLERQEVAKGQAVIPNAEGEAPKKKPVTKSVDIGRNDACICGSGKKYKQCCGANQA, encoded by the coding sequence ATGCTTGGAATGTTAAAAAAGGTGTTCGACGGCAATCAACGCCAAGTGAATAAATATGAAAAGATTGCAAATCAAGTGGAAGCTCTTGGAGCGGATATTGCGAAGCTATCTGATGAACAATTACGAGGAAAAACAGAGGAATTTAAAGCACGTGTAGCAAAAGGAGAAACGCTAGACTCCCTTTTACCTGAAGCATTTGCAGTAGTACGTGAAGCTTCAACACGTGTTTTCCAAAAGCGTCCATTCCCAGTGCAAATTATGGGTGGTGTGGCTCTTCATGAAGGAAATATCGCAGAGATGAAGACAGGGGAAGGGAAAACGTTAACGTCAACCATGCCTGTTTATTTAAATGCAGTTTCTGGAAAAGGTGTCCATGTTGTAACAGTCAACGAATACCTTGCAAATCGTGATGCTACGGAAATGGGAGAGCTTTATAACTTCTTAGGATTATCTGTTGGTTTAAACCTAACGGGGATGTCTCGTGAAGAAAAGATCGAAGCGTATGCAAAGGACATTACATATAGTACGAACAATGAACTAGGTTTTGACTACTTACGTGATAACATGGTTCTTTACAAGGAACATATGGTACAGCGTCCGTTAAACTTTGCGGTCATTGATGAAGTTGACTCCATTTTAATTGATGAAGCACGTACACCTTTAATTATTTCAGGATCAGCACGTAAATCGACAACACTATATATTCAGGCGAACGGTTTTGTTCGTAATTTAAAAGTGGAAGAAGATTACACATACGATGTGAAAACAAAGGCAGTGCAGCTTACAGAAGAAGGAATCAATAAAGCAGAGAAAGCATTTGGCTTTGAAAACCTTTTTGATTTGCAAAACGTGACGGTACTTCACCATATTAACCAGGCGTTAAAAGCTCATGCAAGTATGGCTCGTGATACTGATTACGTTGTACAAGACGGAGAAGTGGTAATCGTCGACTCATTTACTGGTCGTTTAATGAAAGGACGCCGTTACAGTGACGGACTTCACCAGGCAATTGAGGCAAAGGAAGGCCTTGAAATCCAAAACGAAAGTATGACACTAGCAACGATTACGTTCCAAAACTACTTCCGTATGTACAAGACACTGTCTGGTATGACAGGTACTGCGAAAACGGAAGAAGAAGAATTCCGTAACATCTATAACATGAATGTTGTGGCGATTCCTACAAATCTACCGATTGCTCGTGATGATAAGCCGGATTTAATTTTTAAGTCCATTGACGGAAAGTTCCGTGCAGTTGGAGAGCGTATTGCAGAGCTTCATGCAAACGGACAGCCTGTACTTGTCGGTACAGTAGCGGTTGAAACATCTGAATTGATATCAAAGTATTTAACGAAAAAAGGCATTAAGCATAACGTGTTAAATGCTAAGAACCATGAACGTGAAGCAGATATTATCGCAGAAGCAGGTCAACGCGGGGCAGTTACGATTGCAACAAACATGGCCGGTCGTGGTACAGATATTAAGCTTGGTGAAGGTGTAAAAGAAATTGGTGGACTTGCTGTTGTGGGTACAGAACGTCATGAATCACGTCGTATTGATAACCAGCTTCGTGGTCGTTCTGGTCGTCAAGGTGATCCAGGGGTAACACAGTTCTATTTATCAATGGAAGATGAGTTAATGCGTCGTTTCGGTTCTGATAATATGAGAGCTATGATGGAACGTCTTGGCATGGATGATACACAACCAATTGAAAGTAAAATGGTTTCCCGTGCCGTTGAATCAGCACAAAAGCGTGTGGAAGGTAACAACTTCGATGCTCGTAAACAACTACTGCAATATGACGATGTTCTTCGTCAACAACGTGAAGTTATTTACGGACAACGTCAAGATGTATTAGCTTCTGAGAACCTACGTGAAGTGGTTGAAGGGATGATTAAGTCAACGATTGATCGTACCGTTGAAGCACACTGTCCAGGCAGTGAAGAGCCAGAAGAGTGGAACTTAAAGGCAATTACAGACTTTGTTGAAGCGAACCTACTGAGTGAAGGTGAGCTGTCAGAAGCTGAATTGAAGGGTAAAGAAGCAGAGGAAATCTCTGAGTATATTTATGGAAAAGTACGTGCACGTTATGACGAAAAGGAAGCAGAGCTTGAGCCTGAACAAATGAGAGAGTTTGAGAAGGTTATTGTTCTCCGTGCGGTAGACAGTAAGTGGATGGATCATATTGATGCAATGGATCAGCTGCGTCAAGGTATTCATTTACGTGCATACGGTCAAATTGATCCGCTTCGTGAATACCAGATGGAAGGCTTCGCGATGTTCGAAAGTATGATTGCTGCGATTGAAGAAGAAGTGGCGAAATACGTCATGAAAGCTCAAATTCGCAACAACCTAGAGCGTCAAGAAGTGGCAAAAGGTCAGGCGGTTATTCCGAATGCGGAAGGCGAAGCGCCAAAGAAGAAGCCTGTTACGAAAAGTGTAGATATCGGACGTAATGATGCTTGTATTTGTGGCAGTGGCAAGAAATATAAGCAATGCTGTGGAGCGAATCAGGCATAA
- the raiA gene encoding ribosome-associated translation inhibitor RaiA, with the protein MDFNIRGENIEVTPAIRDYVEQKVGKLDKYFSEGLNSQVNVNLKVYHNKQKIEVTIPMSNMTLRAEESHNDLYAAIDLVVDKLERQIRKHKTKVNRKFRDQGSVKLNFVNGVEPQGTYQEEEDDDELEVVRTKRFDLKPMDNEEAILQMNMLGHNFFVYTNATTNNTNVVYKRKDGKYAVIEPS; encoded by the coding sequence ATGGATTTTAACATTCGTGGTGAAAACATTGAGGTAACTCCAGCGATACGTGACTATGTGGAGCAAAAGGTTGGTAAGCTTGATAAGTATTTTAGTGAAGGCCTAAACTCACAGGTAAACGTTAACTTAAAGGTTTATCATAACAAGCAAAAGATTGAAGTCACGATTCCAATGTCGAATATGACATTACGTGCAGAAGAATCACATAATGATTTATATGCAGCGATTGATTTAGTGGTAGATAAGCTGGAGAGACAAATTCGTAAGCATAAGACGAAGGTGAATCGAAAGTTCCGTGATCAAGGATCAGTGAAACTGAATTTTGTGAATGGTGTGGAGCCACAGGGTACATACCAGGAAGAGGAAGATGACGACGAACTGGAAGTGGTTCGTACAAAACGATTTGATTTAAAACCAATGGATAATGAAGAAGCAATTCTGCAAATGAATATGCTTGGACATAATTTCTTCGTTTACACAAATGCAACAACCAATAATACAAACGTTGTCTATAAACGTAAAGATGGTAAATACGCGGTCATTGAACCGAGCTAA
- a CDS encoding cold shock domain-containing protein: MQGKVKWFNAEKGFGFIEREDGDDVFVHFSAIQTDGFKTLEEGQSVEFEIVEGNRGPQASNVTKL, encoded by the coding sequence ATGCAAGGTAAAGTTAAATGGTTTAACGCAGAAAAAGGTTTCGGATTCATCGAGCGCGAAGACGGAGACGATGTATTCGTACATTTCTCAGCTATCCAAACTGATGGTTTCAAAACTTTAGAAGAAGGTCAATCTGTTGAATTCGAAATCGTTGAAGGAAACCGTGGACCACAAGCTTCTAACGTAACTAAGCTTTAA